In Nocardioides sp. WS12, the DNA window TCTCCGACCCAATGGCGGCGACGCAGCCGGTGGCCGATGGCGGAGTAGCCGGGCACGACGAGCCGGTCGAGCAGGCGGTCCAGGCCGGTGTCGGAGCCCTTCCCCGTCATCGGGCAGACCTCGCGTCGGGCAGGCTCGAGCGGCGGAAGAGCGGCGGCAGGTAGCGCACCATCAACGTCGACCAGGTGAGGTGCGTGATGGTGGGGGCCTGGACGCCGCCGGAGGCGCGGCGCTGCAGGCCGAACAGCGTGCCCATGACGGTTGCCGCAAGCACCAGCGCGGGGTTGCGGGTCGTCGTGGTCGCCACGGTGTACACCGCCGTCGACGCGAGGGCCGGGCGACGATCGCCGAGCGCTGCATAAAGGGCCCCGCGGAAGAAGATCTCCTCGCCCAGGCCGTTGGCCAGTGTGGTGAGGAGAACCAGACGGTCGTCCCCCTCGTCGGCGAAGAGCAGCACCCGCGCGATCGCCGCGTCCAGCGGCGGGATCCGGCGCGCGACGAGGGCCGCGGCATAGAAGAAGGCAAAGGCACCGACCCCCGTGGCGACCGGGGTGAGGACGGGCCGGCGCAGCGTCGAGTCCCGGGTCTGGATCCAGCCCAGGTGGAGCGGCCCCGAGGCCAGGCCACCGACCGTCCAGATGCCTGCCACCGCCGCGGTGGAGAGGTAGAACTCCCTCGAGCCGGGACGAGTCGAGAGCGACGCACCGAGGAGCCCGGCACCGACCAGGGAGGTCCCGCCGACCACTTTGCGCCGCCGCTGCACGACCTCGCTCGACTCACGGCCCGCTGCGGCCACCACGTGCGTGAGCGGCATCGGCAGGCGGGACTCGAGCTGCCTGCGCAGCCATCGCCGACTCATCGTGTTGCGGCCCGCTCCGCAAGCGCGAACCGGACAGCGTCGTCGTACCCCATGGGCTCGAACGGTACGACGTCGCGGACGGAACGGTCGCGGACGACGACCTCGTTGACCATGGAGTCGATCAGGTTGCGTCCCGCACGAGTGTCGACGTCGGTGACGAAGGACAGCCAGCGCGAGGACAGCCCGGGCGTGAGAAGCGGGACCGGCAGGATCGGCAGTCGACGGCCCTCGACCGCGGCGACGCGCTGGAGCATCTCGAGGTACTCGAGGACATCGGGTCCACCGATCTCGAAGACCTTGCCGCGAGCGTCGCGGTTGTCCAGCACTCCCACGAGGTAGCGCACCACGTCACCGACCGCGATCGGCTGCGTGCGGGTCCGCACCCAGCGGGGCGTGATCATCGCAGGCAGGTGCTCCACGAGCTGGCGGGTGATCTCCCAGGAGATGCCGCCGTGGCCGACGATGATCCCGGCACGCAGCACCGTCACGGGCACACCGGCATCGGCGAGCAGGCCCTCGACCTCGCGTCGGCTGCGCAGGTGCGCGGACAGGGCGTCCTGGTCGTCGCCGAGACCACCGAGGTAGATGATCTGGTCCACGCCCGCGCCGGCCGCCGCCTTCCCGAAGGCGGTGGCGGCATCGGCGTCACGGGACTCGAAATCGGCCGAGTCGAGCGAGTGCACCAGGTAGTAGGCGGCCGAGCAGTCGCGCAGTGCCTCGGCGAGGGAGCCTGGGTCGCCGACGTCACCGCGGACGGCCGTGCCGGGCCCCTCATGGCGATCGGGCTTGCGGGTCATCACCCGGACGTCGTACCCGGCCTCGACCAGCGTCGCCACCAGACGCCGCCCGACGAAACCGGTTCCGCCGGCCACCAGGACAGGTCCCCTGCCGTTCGTCATCGGGTTCTCCCGGCCGTCGCGCTGCGCAGGGCTGTCGCCACCAGGTTTGCAGTACGACGGCCGGACACGAGCGCCCCCTGGATCGAGCTGGTGTCGCGGTGGTCCCCGGCGACCCAGAGCCGATCCGGGATCACCTCCACGGGCTTGCGGAGCGGGTGCGGCGCGGTCATTGCGGGCAGCGCATGCGGGACGTCTCGGGTGGCGACGAGCTCCCAGTCGCCGCCCGGGGCCTGGTGCAGCTCGCGTGCCGCGGCCTGGGCGGCAGCGGCGTCGAGGACCGGACGGCCGGTGGCGTGCAGGACTGAGGTCGCGACGAGAGCGCGGCCGTCGGTCGAGTACTCGGGCGCGGAGGCGGTGAGGACGACGGAGTTGACGACACCCGAACCGTCGGCGTCGAGGGTGAGGAGCGGGTCGATGTCGGCCCAGGGCGCAGCGGCGAAGTAGTACGTCGTCACGGCCCGCGCCGCCGGCGGTGCACCGAGCTCGGGGAGCAACTCGTGCGCAGTCCAGGGGTCAGCGGCCACCACGACGCCCCGCGCCTCGAGAACCGGGCCGTCCGCCAGCGCGACGCCTCCCTCGACAACGCTGGCCACCGGGGTGCCCAACCGGACGGTGCCGGCGGGCAGTTGGCGGGCGAGCTCCTCGGGCAGGGCCTGCATTCCGGCCGCAGGCACCGCGGAGTTGCCGTGCACGAACATGCGCATCATCAGGTCGGTGAAGACCCGCGAGGTCGTGATCTCGGCCTCGAGGACCACGCCGGCGAAGAAGGCCGTGAGTACGTCATCGACGACGTCGTCCGGCAACTGCGCCCACGCGGCCCGGGCCTCGACGTCGGCCCTGCCCTTGATCGTCGACGGGCGGGCCGCAACACTGCTCGCCACGTAGCGGGCGAGGGCGACCTTCGAACGCAGACCGACGACCGACGTCGTGAGGTCGCCGAGAGCCGCACCGGGCGATGCCAGCGGGTGGCGGATGTCGTGCAACGCGCCCTGGCGCCGGATCCGGACCCCGCGAGGCAACCGGCGCAGGGCGAGTCGATCCACGTCCACGCCTGTCTGCAGTGCGGGGTAGGCCGTGTTGAGCACCTGGAAGCCCCGGTCGATGGTGAACCCGTCCACGACATCGGTGCGGATCCGTCCGCCGACCGCCTCCGCGGCCTCGAGTACGACGACCGGGACCTGCTCCGCATGCAGGCGCGCCGCGCAGGCCAGGCCGGCGAGTCCGGCGCCGATGATCACGACAGGAAGGTCGGTGGTCAGCATGCGTGCTCCGTGATGGTGGTGGGCGGGTGCTGGAAGCGGTGGTGGTGGCCAGCGGCGATCAACCAGGCAAGGGGTGAGAGACCGGACGCAGGGTGCTGGTCCGCCGTACGCCAGGCCTCGAGGTAGATGAGCCGCGTGAAGTCCGTGGCCGCATCACGATCCCCGCGGCGACAGGCGAGCGCGTAGCGAAAGGTGATCGGGCTGGTGTGGTCGTAGAACGCCACGAAGGCGGCGACGTCGCCCGCAGCAGCGCGAGCGAGGAGGCCGGCGAGGTCGCCCTGCTGGTCGCTGTTCACGAATATAGTTAAACACAAACCTAAACAATCTGCTTAGATTAGGCTGTGAGCATGGATCAGAGCGACGCGATCGCACCGGCAGGGGCACACCTCGACCTCACCATCGGCGACCTCGCGCAGCGCACCGGTCTGACGCAGGCCGTCATCCGCACGTGGGAGGTGCGCCACGGATTCCCCGTGCCGCGGCGTCTCGACAGTGGCCACCGCCGCTACTCAGCGGCCGACGTCGCCGCGATCCAGCAGATCCTGCGCCGCAAGGATGCCGGCGTGCGGCTCGACGCGGCCATCAACGAGACCGTCAGCCACCAGGCGCCGACCAGTCCCTCGATCTTCGCCGAGCTCCGTCGACGCCACCCGACGCTCGTCGCCCAGCGCCTGCGCAAGACGACCCTGCTCGGCCTGTCCCACGCGATCGAGGACGAGTGCTGCGCGACCGCGGACCGGCCGGTCCTGTTCGGCGCCTTCCAGCGCGCGGAGTTCTACGATCCCTCTGCTGCCCGCTGGTCCGAACTGGCCCGGGTGGCTCGTTCCGCAATGGTCTTCCTCGATGCACCCCGGCCGACATCGGCGACGACGCCCGTCCAGATCCACCTCGCCGATGACGCTCCGCTACGACGCGAGTGGGCGGTCGTGTGCGACGCCCAGGACAGCACCGCCTGCCTCTCGGCCTGGGAACTGCCGGGCCAGTCCGGGGTCCCCGACCGGGACCGTGTCTTCGAGGCCGTCTGGACGGTCGACCCCCACGCCGTGCGCGCCGCCGCCCGCGTGGCCGCCCAGGTTGCGGCCGACACCGGCAACGCGGCCGCCCACCGGCTCACGCTGGAACTGGCGGACCCGCCCGTGCGGCGCTCCAGCGAGGCGCAGGCAGCCACCGCGCTCTTCAACCGCGCGATCGCGTACGTCGACCGCCTCCGCTAGATCATTCGACGGGCGTCCCCAACACCCTCTCGGGAGTCATCGGCAGTTGGCGTACCCGCTTGCCGGTGGCGGCGAAGACGGCGTTGCCGACAGCACCGCCGATGGTCCCGATGGCAGGCTCACCAGCACCCCAGGCCGGTTCGTTCGGCCGGTCGATCAGGATGCACTCGATCGTGGGCACCTCGTTGAACCGGATCACCTCGTACTGCGTGGTGACGTTGAAGGGCGGAGCGATCTGCCAGACCACGCTGGTCACGCCGTTGGCGTTGTAGACGACCTCTTCATGGGTGGTGCGACTGATGCCCTGGATGACGTTGCCCTCGATCTGGTTGCGCAGCCCGTCCGGGTTGATGATCAGGCCACAGTCGTGTGCCACCACGACCCGAGTGACCCGCACCTTCCCGGTGACCGGGTCGACCTCGACCTCTGCATAGGTCGCCGCGTAGGCGTTCTCCTCCTCGTACTGCTGGAAGCCGAGGCCTGCGCCGACGCCGTTCCCGCCAGCAGGACGGCTGTCCCAGGCGCTCTGCAGGGCCGCGACCACGGCGTGGGCGCGTGGGTCGCCGGCCAGGGCGTTCAACCGGATCTGCAGAGGGTCCTGGCCGGTGGCGTGCGCGACCTCGTCGAGGAAGGACTCGTTGGCGAACGAGTTCGAGAACCCGCCCAACGAGCGCAGCGCCGTGGTGCGCAGGAACTTGTACGTCAACGGAGCCGCCGCAACTCTGGACGTGGCCCCGAGCGTGGAGAAGCTTCTCACCAGCTTGGCGTCGGTGAGGCTGTCGGCGAACTCGTAGGTCACCGGTGCGTTGCGTCCCGAGGAGTTGTTCGAGTTCGCAGGGAGATCGGCGGGCAGCGAGCCCTTGAGGGTGCCCGCCAGGAGCGTGCCGGCGTTGTTGTTGCCGGGTCGGCTGTTGGCGGTCAGGGCATAGAGCCGGTGGTGCCACGCCACCAGACTTCCACCGGTGATACCCGCCTCCATGTCGTGAGCGGCGGCCTCCCCGAGCGGTTCCCAGCCGTGCTCGTTCTGCCGGGTCCACTGCAATCGCACGGGCTTCTTGACCGCCTGCGAGAGCAGTGCAGCATCAGCTGCGGCGTCGTCGACCCCGTCATGGCCGTAGCAACCAGACGCCTCCTCGTAGCGCACATGGACCTTCGAGGCGTTGCCGGCGCCGAAGAGCAGCGTGGCGATCGCCCCCCGCAGGTTGTAGACGTTCTGCGTCCCCGACCAGACGGTGGCCTGGATTCCGGTGACCGGGTCCGGCGCCTCCTTCACGTCGGCGACCGCGCAGGAGGCACCCATCGCCGCGTGCATCTGGTACGGCGTGAAGTAGGACGCCGTCAGCTGCTGCTCCGCAGCGGCGTATGCCGCGGCGAAGTCGCCATGGGCGTCGTCGTTGAAGGTCCCGTAGTGGTTCGCGGGATCCTTCAGCTCGCTCTCCAGCGTCGCCATCGGCGCGAGTGCCGCGCCGGCGGTCCACTGGACCACGATCCCGGTGGCGGGCGCGGCGATCAGCGAGGCGGCGTACTCGGTCTCCGCGACGACGCCCACGAAGTTGTCCTGCTGCACGACAGCAACGAAACCCGGGATCGCCTCTGCCCTGGCCATCTGAGTGATGGCGGAGAACTGGGCGTTGCGTCCGTTCGGCCTGACCACGCGACCGTGCAGCATGCCGGGCAGGGACAGGTCGGAGACATAGGTGAAGGTGGCCAGCGCCTTGCCGGGGATGTCGACCCGGGGCACCGACGTACCGACGATCTTGTAGCTCGACGGAGAAACCACGGGAGCGGTTGCCGAGGTGGTGAGGAGTACGTCGGGCCCGGTCAGCAGCTTTTCGTAGGTCACCGACTTGGCGGTGCCGTTGACGGTGAACTTCCCCTTGGTCGCGGTGATCGAGCTCGCCGGCGCCTTGAGGTACGCCGCGGCCTTCGCCAGCAGCGCCTGGTACGCCGTCGCGGCGGCCTGACGGAGCAGGGGACCACCTTGCTGGATGGACTTGCTGCCCACCGTCCCGGCGGCCGGCGTGCGCACCGTGTCGCCCTGGATGAACTCGACCTTCGCCATGCCGAGCCGGAGCTCCTCGACCACGATCTGGGTGAGAGCCGTCTGGACCCCCGTGCCGAGCTCGACGCGGGCGCTGAAGATCGTCGTTCCCTTGGCGGTGAGGATCAGCCAGGCGTCGTCAGCTCCGGCGTGGGTGGTCGGGTCGATCCGGAGTTCGCCGCGGTTGGCTGCGATGGCGTCGGCGACACTCACCCCCAGCGCCTCCGCGAGGGCAAAGCCCACCACGAGCGAGCCGGTGCCCTTGAGCACCATCCGGCGGGTCACGCTGGAGGTGGTCATGACGTCATCTCCACGGCTGCGGCGTGGATCGCGTCGAGGATGCGGTTGTGCGCTCCGCACCGGCAGACGTAGTTGAACGGGTTGCCCTCGCTCGCCCCGGACAGGAAGTCCGCAGTCTCCGCCCTGCTCGGCACCGAGCTGTTGCCCGACGCCATGCGCGACTCGATCCAGCCGACGGCACCCATGATCATGCCGTTGATGCAGAAGGCGCACTGCGCGGCCTGTTTGTCGATGAACGCCGCCTGCATGGGATGTGGATCATCCACGGTCCCGAGTCCGTCGAGGGTCCGAACGGTTGCCCCTTCGGGGACGGCGGCCAGGGGCACGATGCAGGATCGCGAGATGACACCGTCCACCAGCACGGTGCAGGCGCCGCACTGGGCCACCCCGCAGCCGAACTTGGGCCCGATCTGGTCGCACTGCTCACGGAGTGCGTACAACAGTCGTTCGGTGTCGTCGGGCACCGCTACCGTCACCGGCTGCCCATTGAGTTCGAGGTTGCGCGTCAAAGGGTTAGGCACGAGTCAGCCCCCATAGCTGTCTCCGGTCCGCTCACTGGGGTCCCGGCGGACGTGCCCAAGGTAACTACGAGGAGCATCGATCTCAATGGCCCAATGTGACCAGTGTCGCCTGGCTCGAATCGCTGGCAGGGTGGACGGGTGACCGCTCCACGAGGCGCCCATGCGTGAGGTGATGCCCGCTCTGCTGGACTGGTGGCGCGCGGGCGAGCCGGTCGCCATGGCCACGGTCGTGGCCACCTTCCGGTCGGCACCTCGCCCGCCGGGGGCAGCCATGCTCGTCGGCCCGGACGGATCCGCGGTCGGTTCGGTCTCCGGCGGTTGCGTGGAGGGTGCCGTCTTCGAGCTCGGCCAGGAGGTGCTCGCCTCCGGCGTACCGACCCTGCAGCGGTACGGCGTCTCGGACGATGACGCGTTCGCCGTCGGCCTGACCTGCGGCGGCATCCTCGACGTGTACGTCGAGCGGGTGGACCAGCAGTCCTTCCCGGAACTCGGCGCACTCGCCGACGACGTGGACGCCGGTCGACCGGTCGCGCTGATCGCCATCGTCGACCACCCGGACCCGACGTACGTCGGCCGCCGGGCGGTCCTGCGCGACGCCGGCCTGGTGGGCTCCCTCGGCAGTCGCCGGATCGACGACGCGGTCCGCGACGACGCGCTCGGCCTGCTCGCCACCGGGACGAGCGGCACCCTGACCTACGGCCCCGACGGAGAGCGCCGCGGCGAGGGGATGCGGGTGTTCGTGTGGGCGTTCGCCCCGAAGCCACGGATGCTGGTGTTCGGCGCCATCGACTTCGCTGCTGCCGTGGCCCGTGTCGGCGGGTTCCTCGGCCATCACGTGACAGTCTGCGACGCCCGACCGGTCTTCGCCACCACCAGCCGCTTCCCCGGGGCCGACGAGGTCGTGGTGACCTGGCCGCACAAGTACCTGCGCGCCGAGCAGGAGGCGGGCCGCCTCGATGCCCGGACCGTCATCTGCGTGCTGACCCACGACCCGAAGTTCGACGTACCGCTGCTCGAGGTGGCGCTGCGCCTGCCCGAAGTCGGCTACGTGGGGGCGATGGGGTCCCGACGGACCCACGACGACCGGATGGCCCGGCTCCGGGAAGCCGGACTGACCGACGCCGAGCTCGACCGGCTGCACTCACCCATCGGCCTCGACCTCGGCGCGCGCACCCCCGAGGAGACCGCGATCAGCATCGCGGCCGAGATCGTCGCTGGGCGCTGGGGCGGTTCCGGCCAGCCCCTGAACGGCACGTCGAGCCGGATCCACCACGGTTCCACCCCAGACCCGGTCTGAGCGCCGTTAGGAATCCGTGCTGGACGAACTTGCTCCCCGGGATGGAGTCGAACCATCGTCGCTAGTCCTGATTCAAAGTCAGGCGGGCCCTGCCGGCAGACCAACCGGGGATTGCGAGGCCAAGCCTAGAGCGCGTGCGTCGTACCTGACGAAACGGTTGCCTTCCGCGAGCGGAGAGGACAGTTTCGTCAGGTACGACGGCGATGCGACTCAGGCGTTCGGCACCAGGCAGAGCAAGGTGTCGCGCTTCTTGTAGTCCAGCGGCTGCGCGCCGTTGGCGCAGGCGGTACCGGACTTGCCGACGCTGGAGACCAGCGCGACGTCGGCGTCACCCTTGTTGGCCGCGCACTCGACCTTCGAGCTCTCGGTGGCGGTCAGCCGGAAGCAGTCGCCCTTCGCGGCGTTCAGACCGAGGCACAGCTCGGCCACGTTGCCCGAGTCCGCCTTGCCGACCGAGATCGACAGGGTGTCCTCGCTCGGGTCGCAGTCACCCTTGTTGCCCGTGACCTTGAAGGTGGCGTCCG includes these proteins:
- a CDS encoding CPBP family intramembrane glutamic endopeptidase is translated as MSRRWLRRQLESRLPMPLTHVVAAAGRESSEVVQRRRKVVGGTSLVGAGLLGASLSTRPGSREFYLSTAAVAGIWTVGGLASGPLHLGWIQTRDSTLRRPVLTPVATGVGAFAFFYAAALVARRIPPLDAAIARVLLFADEGDDRLVLLTTLANGLGEEIFFRGALYAALGDRRPALASTAVYTVATTTTRNPALVLAATVMGTLFGLQRRASGGVQAPTITHLTWSTLMVRYLPPLFRRSSLPDARSAR
- a CDS encoding NAD(P)H-binding protein → MTNGRGPVLVAGGTGFVGRRLVATLVEAGYDVRVMTRKPDRHEGPGTAVRGDVGDPGSLAEALRDCSAAYYLVHSLDSADFESRDADAATAFGKAAAGAGVDQIIYLGGLGDDQDALSAHLRSRREVEGLLADAGVPVTVLRAGIIVGHGGISWEITRQLVEHLPAMITPRWVRTRTQPIAVGDVVRYLVGVLDNRDARGKVFEIGGPDVLEYLEMLQRVAAVEGRRLPILPVPLLTPGLSSRWLSFVTDVDTRAGRNLIDSMVNEVVVRDRSVRDVVPFEPMGYDDAVRFALAERAATR
- a CDS encoding FAD-dependent oxidoreductase translates to MLTTDLPVVIIGAGLAGLACAARLHAEQVPVVVLEAAEAVGGRIRTDVVDGFTIDRGFQVLNTAYPALQTGVDVDRLALRRLPRGVRIRRQGALHDIRHPLASPGAALGDLTTSVVGLRSKVALARYVASSVAARPSTIKGRADVEARAAWAQLPDDVVDDVLTAFFAGVVLEAEITTSRVFTDLMMRMFVHGNSAVPAAGMQALPEELARQLPAGTVRLGTPVASVVEGGVALADGPVLEARGVVVAADPWTAHELLPELGAPPAARAVTTYYFAAAPWADIDPLLTLDADGSGVVNSVVLTASAPEYSTDGRALVATSVLHATGRPVLDAAAAQAAARELHQAPGGDWELVATRDVPHALPAMTAPHPLRKPVEVIPDRLWVAGDHRDTSSIQGALVSGRRTANLVATALRSATAGRTR
- a CDS encoding DICT sensory domain-containing protein translates to MDQSDAIAPAGAHLDLTIGDLAQRTGLTQAVIRTWEVRHGFPVPRRLDSGHRRYSAADVAAIQQILRRKDAGVRLDAAINETVSHQAPTSPSIFAELRRRHPTLVAQRLRKTTLLGLSHAIEDECCATADRPVLFGAFQRAEFYDPSAARWSELARVARSAMVFLDAPRPTSATTPVQIHLADDAPLRREWAVVCDAQDSTACLSAWELPGQSGVPDRDRVFEAVWTVDPHAVRAAARVAAQVAADTGNAAAHRLTLELADPPVRRSSEAQAATALFNRAIAYVDRLR
- a CDS encoding molybdopterin cofactor-binding domain-containing protein; protein product: MTTSSVTRRMVLKGTGSLVVGFALAEALGVSVADAIAANRGELRIDPTTHAGADDAWLILTAKGTTIFSARVELGTGVQTALTQIVVEELRLGMAKVEFIQGDTVRTPAAGTVGSKSIQQGGPLLRQAAATAYQALLAKAAAYLKAPASSITATKGKFTVNGTAKSVTYEKLLTGPDVLLTTSATAPVVSPSSYKIVGTSVPRVDIPGKALATFTYVSDLSLPGMLHGRVVRPNGRNAQFSAITQMARAEAIPGFVAVVQQDNFVGVVAETEYAASLIAAPATGIVVQWTAGAALAPMATLESELKDPANHYGTFNDDAHGDFAAAYAAAEQQLTASYFTPYQMHAAMGASCAVADVKEAPDPVTGIQATVWSGTQNVYNLRGAIATLLFGAGNASKVHVRYEEASGCYGHDGVDDAAADAALLSQAVKKPVRLQWTRQNEHGWEPLGEAAAHDMEAGITGGSLVAWHHRLYALTANSRPGNNNAGTLLAGTLKGSLPADLPANSNNSSGRNAPVTYEFADSLTDAKLVRSFSTLGATSRVAAAPLTYKFLRTTALRSLGGFSNSFANESFLDEVAHATGQDPLQIRLNALAGDPRAHAVVAALQSAWDSRPAGGNGVGAGLGFQQYEEENAYAATYAEVEVDPVTGKVRVTRVVVAHDCGLIINPDGLRNQIEGNVIQGISRTTHEEVVYNANGVTSVVWQIAPPFNVTTQYEVIRFNEVPTIECILIDRPNEPAWGAGEPAIGTIGGAVGNAVFAATGKRVRQLPMTPERVLGTPVE
- a CDS encoding 2Fe-2S iron-sulfur cluster-binding protein, producing the protein MTRNLELNGQPVTVAVPDDTERLLYALREQCDQIGPKFGCGVAQCGACTVLVDGVISRSCIVPLAAVPEGATVRTLDGLGTVDDPHPMQAAFIDKQAAQCAFCINGMIMGAVGWIESRMASGNSSVPSRAETADFLSGASEGNPFNYVCRCGAHNRILDAIHAAAVEMTS
- a CDS encoding XdhC family protein translates to MREVMPALLDWWRAGEPVAMATVVATFRSAPRPPGAAMLVGPDGSAVGSVSGGCVEGAVFELGQEVLASGVPTLQRYGVSDDDAFAVGLTCGGILDVYVERVDQQSFPELGALADDVDAGRPVALIAIVDHPDPTYVGRRAVLRDAGLVGSLGSRRIDDAVRDDALGLLATGTSGTLTYGPDGERRGEGMRVFVWAFAPKPRMLVFGAIDFAAAVARVGGFLGHHVTVCDARPVFATTSRFPGADEVVVTWPHKYLRAEQEAGRLDARTVICVLTHDPKFDVPLLEVALRLPEVGYVGAMGSRRTHDDRMARLREAGLTDAELDRLHSPIGLDLGARTPEETAISIAAEIVAGRWGGSGQPLNGTSSRIHHGSTPDPV